From Impatiens glandulifera chromosome 7, dImpGla2.1, whole genome shotgun sequence:
ATTGTTCCTGTTTATAGAGCTATTTGGACGACGTGCAGGAATGGAGCTGCACTTTCAATCATCTGGGGTTCCATTTGCTGTGAAGGTCACTTTGAATGGTACTGACACATCTCTCGATGTAAAGTAAATAAATGCGAAGAAACTGTCAAGTTAATGTGTTGgttcatttattatattctaCAGGCACAGGATGAATTGCTTGAATGCAGGTATAGAAGACAACTCTTACATAATCAACAAGGCTGCGACTGTTCAAGTCAGCGACTTCATCTTCTGACAATAATCAATCAAGCAATGCCAACTACTGAAAGCGATTCGATTCATCCAATCCAACCAACCATCTGGTATGGGTTTATCCCAATATGAAACTATTTTAGGTAATGCATTTGTTTTTGGAGGAGGAATGCAAGATTTTCAATGAATATAATTGAATTTGGAAAGAAGCTTCTTGGTATTGAGAGTATGTAACtatgtattatattaaattagatttagaCCCCTTCTTTGGCTCGATTGATTTCAACTTAAACAATCTCTACCCATACTTGAAGTTTGACTTGTTTAGAGTTTAAACGATAAGTCGTTTTCGAAGTTATTGTTGACAAATCAAACACTACATTTATTTCTATGGggttttttttggaattaaactaGGCCTAGGACCTAATGCCACACCATATTCACAATTTAAGGACTtagtttgatcttgggttactTCAATAATCAAGAGATTATTTCTAGTTTAATGTATCCTTACAAATCATCTTAATCTGTTTTTTTTAGGTTGAATGACCATTTTTACCCTTATCTATAATAAACTTTATTAAATGACAAGGatgtacaaatatatatatatagtttaccAGGACAGATATTTACAGTACTCATCCTTACAAAAAGTGAAATTTACAATAGATTTGTCACCGTTGGATTCAATAGCAGCATCTTGACGACGAACCGCTGAGATTACGCCAAGGTTCAGTTCTGGTGCAGACTGTCCCACAAAGATGAACACTCTCGTCTTGCAAATCCGACCCTTCGTTTTTTGAGATCATAAACAACCTCAAATCCCTGCTGTTGATAATTCCCAAGTGTCCCCACTGGCCCTCCTTCATCTTCATCGTCACCATCACCGCCGTTCATCAACATCAGACATCCTACCTTCCTCTTACGTTTCCCATCATCCCCACCGTCTAAAAACACGTACAAATAGTTTATCTTGGGTAACACCACACCAGATTTATTACTCCCCATGAAATGCAAGGTCAAAACAGGTATTTGAACAGCAGTCGGGTTATCAAAATAGTAACACGGACTGAGTCCCGTCCTGTCTTCGATCCGACTCGCCCGTTTATGAACCCGCCCGACTGCGTGCGTAAATTCAATGGCAACAGCATTATACAGTTTCGAGGGTAGAATAGTAAAAGTAGTCCCTGAATCAACCACCATCCCTCCATTCCCCTGTTTATCCACCACCTTCAGATTCTCCGGCGCCGGTATTCTTCTCTTTCCGACAGATATTGCCTCCAGTCCGACCGAATAGAAATGCCCATATTTTGGGTTGTCCAGCATCGGCGTGTAAACAAATTCGTCTCCGTTGCTGTTGCTTTTCACCGCTCTCTTGTCGTGACCCAGAATGAGTGGACTTGGCCGGCGTATTTGATCGGCGTCGAACGAATGAGAAACCAAACAATAAGAGAATTGGTCACCCAATTGAGGTGAAAAGTTAGCAAGTTGAGCAGGCAAGGAAAGCAGGCCGTTTCCGAATCCGGCGACACCTATCGGCTCGCCAAGAGCTTCATGTGCACATCCGAAAGTGAAATTCTGAAGAACAAGCGACGGAGACGACATCGGAATAGTTAAACCGTCGGTATACAACCTCGCGATTAAGCTTCCATCGCCGTATGCAtagtaaaactgtgggcaagaaAACGGATCGCAGTCAGAGGTTTCTATCAACTCGAGTGGGCATTTGGCCATGGCACAGAGATCAGATGTGGAGGTGATTGAAGAATGGACGGCAGAACAAGCAGTGGATTTACAGGAAACAGGGGAAGCTGACGAGAGATTGAGAGGGGCGGCGTTGGATATGGAAGACGGGTTATATTTGCCTTCACAGAGAATACACTCAAATGGATGACAAGGTAGCCATACGACGTCGCTTCCCGTGTCCATGTAAAGGGAGATGGTTTGGGCAGGGTTTGAGCCGAGCGAGAGAGAAATGGTGTAGTCGCTGCCCGGGGCTAGAGGGAGAGAgacttgttgttgttgttgtctttGTTGTTGAAAACGGGCAGAAGAGCGGACGGCGGTGGACTTAAGGAGGTGATGGGTACTGTTGTATTGGGTTGTAGACATAGAATTTGAAAGAGGGAAGAACATAAACTCGGAGTTGGTAAGACAAAAATGGAACAGTAATAGGATTACAACTACAAAGaaggttgttgttgttgttgttggaacagaagaagaagaagaagccatGGTTAATTGTTGCAGAAGTTGGCGAGAGTAGAAAGtggagatgatgatgatgatgggatTTTAAAGGAAGAGAATTTTACTACTACAAGTGGTGGGGACGAAGCTTCtggattttatttatcaaattctatatgaagaagaagaagaagatgattgGAGGGTTGGTTCTTGAGTTTGATCTCACTTTATCTCCTTCTGAAGCTTTCAAAGGTGCTCTCTTCTTCCATCTTCATGAGTCATGATGAccttatgtaaaatataaaggTAAAGAAGTCCCTGTACTTTCACTATAATGCGTATAAATCTATGAACTCTTAAAATATATCTATACAAcccaaaacaaacaaacagaaTATTAGAACTCGGGGTTTAATATTCAATAATCAATTGAAATTTTAACAAGTATTGATTAGTGTTATGTTAGAGCTAATTATATTCTCTGtgtaaaaaaacacaatataaaacGGTTGAAGAATTAAGACTCATATATTTATAGCCTTTTTTGTTGTGGGTTATTAATTCTAACTACTCTCTATTAAATATTGGTTCAATTGCTTTTTTAAGCTTGaatctgattttgtttttatttatttttattaaatgagactcaatatttgaatttttgtcATAAGAGGAGAAACTCCTAGATGAATGTCGGTCGTATTATTTGtctttttaaagtttaaagtattattattttttatttaattagtttatcatATTTGTAAGAAATTTCTCTTCttgatatattttgaaaaaacaattaatttaaaacacaaatacgtTAAAATTAGTAAGCCGTTTACAAAATTACGTagtttcaattttcttttaaaaataaatatcaaaattattttcctttgaatttttttcaaacatttaattttttagtaacgtttttaaaaaaactttaaaatgataaaattttaattgtttgacCATATACACAATTCAAATTCATAAGTAGTaataaaatactcaaatttAACCCAACAAAATAAATGGaccaataatatattaatatatatttaatcttccATCttcaatagaaaaataaataatgtaaggTACGGATGAAGTCTTACAAGAAATGaataaagtataaataattaCACTGATGTAATCAATCAATTTTCCTTTATTCTTCACTTCAATTCAATGCCATGCCCTAATATCAATGTACCCATGTTATGAGCTGtaacccatttttttatttcataaaaatcaAAGTATTTGAAGTAAAAATACCCAGACAATGAttgaatttgtttgtttgtggtttgtattttcaatttgaattttgagGTGGTCCTTATGAATCAAGTTATAGAATATGGGACCCTTTCTGCTTAATTATTTCACACTACTACTTTGGTGAAAAATAGAGTAATTAAATAACTATAGGGGTTAAATATACTTCTAATTAAAGATAAGATGAATATTActttgattttagaaaatattatttggttctagaagaagataatgatttataatattCCAACTATAaggattgaaaaattaaattaaatataaataattgtaagtCTATATAGGGTGATTTTGGGCATGGGCATGGCACGTGAGTTTTTTCGTTCAAACGAGGAATAcattttttacgattttaccCCTGTGGGGCCTGGGCTGATTGAGTGGCCCAATGTGGCTGCTGGGTGGATCTCTTGGATTACGTGGACAAATAGGACGAAATCCAGCtgtccttttttttttttttgccagCTGGGTTTTCATCTTTATCCTTAACCTAGTGTTTGACTTTgctttctcttctcttctctaattttattttattttttaaaaacactttGTATAATGACAATCCATTATCTAATCaaaataatcatcaatcaaattatccaataatttattttatttttataatacattaacaacaactaaaatattgaacttaagtattttcaaataaatcaaaattgt
This genomic window contains:
- the LOC124944967 gene encoding probable aspartyl protease At4g16563, which codes for MASSSSSVPTTTTTTFFVVVILLLFHFCLTNSEFMFFPLSNSMSTTQYNSTHHLLKSTAVRSSARFQQQRQQQQQVSLPLAPGSDYTISLSLGSNPAQTISLYMDTGSDVVWLPCHPFECILCEGKYNPSSISNAAPLNLSSASPVSCKSTACSAVHSSITSTSDLCAMAKCPLELIETSDCDPFSCPQFYYAYGDGSLIARLYTDGLTIPMSSPSLVLQNFTFGCAHEALGEPIGVAGFGNGLLSLPAQLANFSPQLGDQFSYCLVSHSFDADQIRRPSPLILGHDKRAVKSNSNGDEFVYTPMLDNPKYGHFYSVGLEAISVGKRRIPAPENLKVVDKQGNGGMVVDSGTTFTILPSKLYNAVAIEFTHAVGRVHKRASRIEDRTGLSPCYYFDNPTAVQIPVLTLHFMGSNKSGVVLPKINYLYVFLDGGDDGKRKRKVGCLMLMNGGDGDDEDEGGPVGTLGNYQQQGFEVVYDLKKRRVGFARRECSSLWDSLHQN